In Electrophorus electricus isolate fEleEle1 chromosome 14, fEleEle1.pri, whole genome shotgun sequence, a single window of DNA contains:
- the hdlbpb gene encoding vigilin isoform X3, protein MIIPSYRTVKQINSCNMSSVAVLTQESFAEHRSGLKDTEITGGIPEDEAYIPTYLEAFPPLPDKGAQGERSGGPAGAWCKIPPIKASVITQVFHVPLEERRYKDNSQFGEGDEAKVCLDIMQRTGAHIELSLAKDQGLSIMVTGKLDSVMKARKEIVARLQTQASSMVVIPKEHHRFVIGKNGEKLQELELKTATKITIPRPDDPSANIRITGTKEGIEKARHEILLISAEQDKRAVERLSLEKAFHPFIAGAYNRLVQELSQETGARISIPPPSLPKDEIVITGEKEAVAMAIARIRAIYEEKKRKTTTISVEVKKSQHKYIVGPKGNTLQEIMEGTGVSVEMPPLDSGSETIILRGEPDKLGPALTQVYAKAKSVMVVEVTAPAWLHRFIIGKKGQNISRITQLLPRVHIEFTDGEERISLEGPTEEVEEAQAQIQGIIKDLMERMDYTEINIDQRFHRHLIGKNGANINRIKEQYRVSIRIPQDSERCGLVRIEGDPEGVQLARRELVDLAQRMENERTKDLIIEQRFHRTIIGQKGEKIKEVRDKFPEVIINFPDQSQKSDIVQLRGPKNEVEKCAKFLQKLLMELVESSYSISVPIFKQFHKNIIGKGGANIKKIREETHTKIDLPTENSDSEMIVITGKKSSCEVARDRILSIQRDLAKLTEAEVTIPAKLHNSLIGWKGCLVRSVMEECGGVHIHFPAEGSGVDRVIIRGPAAEVERARRQLLQLAEEKQVNRFSVMLQAKPEYHKFLIGRGGANIRRVRDRTGARVIFPSAEEPDQERITIVGREEAVRQAQRELEALIKNLEDVIEDSMVVDPRHHRHFVCRRGQVLRELAEEFGGVMVSFPRTGTHSNCIALKGARECVDAAKRRIQEIIQDLESQVSVEVVVPQRYHRTVMGPKGCRIQQITREHDVQVKFPERDESSAQEACPVENGGTSPETDSAPRRCDVITVTGQLEKCELARVALLALVPVTVDVVAPYDLHRYIIGQKGSGIRKMMEDYEVNIWVPQPEKQLDVIKVTGQEASVERARQALLDRVKELQAEQEDRALRSYKVTLSIDPKYHPKIIGRKGAVISQIRKDHDVSVQFPDKSDEQQDMIVIWGYERNVEDARVAIEQMVAALQEMVSEDVWLDHRVHARIIGARVPQCWCPELGEHHAGEANCNVY, encoded by the exons ATGATTATACCATCGTACAGGA cGGTAAAGCAGATCAACTCTTGTAACATGAGCTCGGTGGCTGTGTTGACTCAGGAGAGTTTTGCTGAGCACCGAAGTGGACTAAAGGACACTGAGATCACAG GTGGTATTCCTGAGGATGAGGCATACATTCCCACCTATCTGGAGGCCTTTCCCCCGCTGCCAGACAAAGGTGCTCAGGGAGAGAGATCAGGAGGTCCAGCAGGGGCCTGGTGCAAAATCCCACCCATCAAAGCCTCTGTCATCACACAG GTGTTTCATGTTCCACTGGAGGAGCGGCGATATAAGGACAACAGTCAGTTTGGAGAAGGAGATGAGGCAAAGGTATGCCTAGACATCATGCAGAGGACTGGAGCTCACATTGAACTTTCCCTGGCTAAAGACCAAGGCCTTTCCATCATGGTGACAGGAAAACTTGACTCTGTCATGAAGGCACGGAAAGAGATTGTGGCTCGACTCCAAACTCAG GCCTCGTCCATGGTCGTCATTCCAAAGGAGCACCATCGTTTCGTGATTGGGAAGAACGGGGAAAAGCTGCAGGAGCTAGAACTGAAAACAGCCACCAAGATTACCATCCCCCGCCCTGACGACCCTAGCGCCAACATACGCATCACGGGCACCAAGGAGGGCATCGAGAAAGCTCGTCATGAGATCCTTCTCATCTCTGCTGAGCAG gACAAGCGTGCAGTTGAGCGTTTGTCTTTAGAGAAAGCCTTTCACCCATTCATCGCCGGCGCGTACAACCGCCTCGTGCAGGAGCTGAGCCAGGAGACAGGTGCCCGAATCAGCATCCCACCCCCCAGTCTCCCCAAAGACGAGATTGTCATCACCGGGGAGAAGGAGGCGGTTGCCATGGCCATTGCACGCATCCGTGCCATCTATGAGGAGAAG AAGCGAAAAACGACCACCATCTCGGTGGAGGTGAAGAAGTCACAACACAAGTACATAGTGGGGCCGAAGGGTAACACCCTTCAGGAGATCATGGAGGGCACAGGAGTGTCTGTGGAGatgccgccactggactctggtTCTGAGACCATCATTCTGAGAGGGGAGCCAGACAAACTGGGCCCAGCCCTGACCCAGGTCTATGCTAAG GCTAAGAGTGTGATGGTGGTCGAGGTGACTGCACCAGCCTGGCTCCATCGATTCATCATTGGAAAAAAAGGGCAAAACATCAGTCGCATCACACAGCTACTCCCGCGG GTGCATATTGAGTTTACAGACGGAGAAGAGCGGATCAGTCTGGAAGGCCCCACGGAGGAGGTTGAAGAAGCTCAGGCCCAAATACAGGGGATCATTAAAGACTTG ATGGAAAGGATGGACTACACTGAGATTAATATCGACCAGCGTTTTCACAGGCACCTCATTGGCAAGAACGGGGCTAACA TAAACCGGATCAAGGAGCAGTACAGGGTGTCAATTCGGATTCCTCAGGACTCGGAGCGGTGCGGGCTGGTCCGCATTGAGGGCGACCCCGAGGGCGTGCAGCTGGCTCGCAGGGAGCTGGTGGATCTAGCCCAGCGGATG GAAAACGAGCGTACCAAAGACCTGATCATAGAGCAGAGGTTTCACCGTACCATCATTGGCCAAAAGGGTGAAAAGATCAAAGAAGTGCGAGACAAGTTTCCCGAG GTTATTATCAACTTTCCAGACCAGTCTCAGAAGAGTGACATTGTTCAGCTCCGTGGGCCTAAGAATGAGGTGGAGAAATGTGCTAAGTTCCTGCAGAAACTCCTCATGGAGCTG gTTGAAAGCAGCTACTCAATATCTGTGCCCATCTTTAAACAGTTCCACAAAAATATAATTGGCAAAGGAGGTGCTAACATTAAAAAG ATTCGTGAAGAGACCCACACGAAGATCGACCTCCCCACGGAGAACAGTGACTCAGAAATGATCGTCATCACCGGCAAGAAGAGCAGCTGTGAGGTGGCCCGCGACCGGATCCTCTCCATTCAGAGAGACTTG GCAAAGCTAACGGAAGCGGAGGTGACCATCCCGGCTAAGCTGCATAACTCTCTGATCGGCTGGAAGGGCTGTCTCGTGCGCTCGGTGATGGAGGAGTGCGGAGGCGTGCACATCCACTTCCCCGCCGAGGGCTCCGGGGTGGACAGGGTCATCATCCGCGGTCCTGCCGCTGAGGTGGAGAGAGCCAGGagacagctgctgcagctggctgaggagaag CAAGTCAACAGATTCTCAGTGATGCTGCAAGCCAAACCAGAGTACCACAAGTTCCTGATCGGCCGGGGAGGGGCCAACATCCGGAGGGTGCGTGACCGCACTGGGGCGCGCGTCATCTTTCCGTCAGCTGAGGAGCCTGACCAGGAGCGCATCACCATCGTGGGGCGGGAGGAGGCCGTGCGGCAGGCCCAGAGAGAGCTGGAGGCGCTCATCAAAAACCTG GAGGACGTGATTGAGGACAGCATGGTTGTGGACCCGCGACACCATCGCCATTTCGTTTGCCGGCGAGGGCAGGTCCTGAGGGAGCTGGCGGAGGAGTTTGGTGGCGTGATGGTCAGCTTcccacgcacaggcacacacagcaaCTGCATCGCACTCAAAGGGGCCAGAGAGTGTGTGGACGCAGCCAAGAGACGCATTCAGGAGATCATCCAGGATCTG GAGTCTCAGGTgagtgtggaggtggtggttcCACAGCGTTACCACAGGACCGTGATGGGACCTAAAGGCTGCAGGATCCAGCAGATCACCCGAGAGCACGATGTCCAGGTCAAGTTCCCTGAGAGAGATGAGTCCTCAG CTCAGGAAGCATGTCCTGTAGAGAACGGCGGCACCAGCCCTGAGACGGATTCGGCACCTCGCAGGTGTGACGTCATCACTGTGACGGGGCAGCTGGAGAAGTGTGAGCTGGCACGAGTGGCCCTGCTG GCGCTGGTCCCTGTGACGGTTGATGTCGTCGCGCCCTACGACCTGCACCGCTACATCATCGGCCAGAAGGGAAGCGGTATAAGGAAGATGATGGAGGACTATGAG GTGAATATCTGGGTTCCCCAGCCGGAGAAGCAGTTAGACGTGATTAAAGTCACAGGGCAGGAAGCCAGTGTGGAGAGAGCCAGACAGGCCCTGCTGGACCGAGTTAAAGAGCTGCAGGCCGAGCAAGAGGACCGG GCCTTACGGAGTTACAAGGTTACTCTTTCGATTGACCCCAAGTATCACCCTAAAATCATCGGCCGCAAAGGAGCCGTCATCTCGCAGATTCGCAAAGACCACGATGTCAGCGTGCAGTTCCCTGACAAAAGCGAcgagcagcag GATATGATCGTGATCTGGGGCTATGAGCGGAATGTGGAAGACGCTAGAGTAGCTATTGAGCAGATGGTCGCAGCGCTGCAGGAGATGGTGAGCGAGGACGTCTGGCTGGATCATCGGGTCCACGCTCGCATCATCGGTGCTCGCG TGCCACAGTGTTGGTGTCCAGAACTGGGAGAGCACCACGCAGGCGAGGCAAACTGCAATGTCTACTAG
- the hdlbpb gene encoding vigilin isoform X4: MIIPSYRTVKQINSCNMSSVAVLTQESFAEHRSGLKDTEITGGIPEDEAYIPTYLEAFPPLPDKGAQGERSGGPAGAWCKIPPIKASVITQVFHVPLEERRYKDNSQFGEGDEAKVCLDIMQRTGAHIELSLAKDQGLSIMVTGKLDSVMKARKEIVARLQTQASSMVVIPKEHHRFVIGKNGEKLQELELKTATKITIPRPDDPSANIRITGTKEGIEKARHEILLISAEQDKRAVERLSLEKAFHPFIAGAYNRLVQELSQETGARISIPPPSLPKDEIVITGEKEAVAMAIARIRAIYEEKKRKTTTISVEVKKSQHKYIVGPKGNTLQEIMEGTGVSVEMPPLDSGSETIILRGEPDKLGPALTQVYAKAKSVMVVEVTAPAWLHRFIIGKKGQNISRITQLLPRVHIEFTDGEERISLEGPTEEVEEAQAQIQGIIKDLMERMDYTEINIDQRFHRHLIGKNGANINRIKEQYRVSIRIPQDSERCGLVRIEGDPEGVQLARRELVDLAQRMENERTKDLIIEQRFHRTIIGQKGEKIKEVRDKFPEVIINFPDQSQKSDIVQLRGPKNEVEKCAKFLQKLLMELVESSYSISVPIFKQFHKNIIGKGGANIKKIREETHTKIDLPTENSDSEMIVITGKKSSCEVARDRILSIQRDLAKLTEAEVTIPAKLHNSLIGWKGCLVRSVMEECGGVHIHFPAEGSGVDRVIIRGPAAEVERARRQLLQLAEEKQVNRFSVMLQAKPEYHKFLIGRGGANIRRVRDRTGARVIFPSAEEPDQERITIVGREEAVRQAQRELEALIKNLEDVIEDSMVVDPRHHRHFVCRRGQVLRELAEEFGGVMVSFPRTGTHSNCIALKGARECVDAAKRRIQEIIQDLESQVSVEVVVPQRYHRTVMGPKGCRIQQITREHDVQVKFPERDESSAQEACPVENGGTSPETDSAPRRCDVITVTGQLEKCELARVALLALVPVTVDVVAPYDLHRYIIGQKGSGIRKMMEDYESLSQ; this comes from the exons ATGATTATACCATCGTACAGGA cGGTAAAGCAGATCAACTCTTGTAACATGAGCTCGGTGGCTGTGTTGACTCAGGAGAGTTTTGCTGAGCACCGAAGTGGACTAAAGGACACTGAGATCACAG GTGGTATTCCTGAGGATGAGGCATACATTCCCACCTATCTGGAGGCCTTTCCCCCGCTGCCAGACAAAGGTGCTCAGGGAGAGAGATCAGGAGGTCCAGCAGGGGCCTGGTGCAAAATCCCACCCATCAAAGCCTCTGTCATCACACAG GTGTTTCATGTTCCACTGGAGGAGCGGCGATATAAGGACAACAGTCAGTTTGGAGAAGGAGATGAGGCAAAGGTATGCCTAGACATCATGCAGAGGACTGGAGCTCACATTGAACTTTCCCTGGCTAAAGACCAAGGCCTTTCCATCATGGTGACAGGAAAACTTGACTCTGTCATGAAGGCACGGAAAGAGATTGTGGCTCGACTCCAAACTCAG GCCTCGTCCATGGTCGTCATTCCAAAGGAGCACCATCGTTTCGTGATTGGGAAGAACGGGGAAAAGCTGCAGGAGCTAGAACTGAAAACAGCCACCAAGATTACCATCCCCCGCCCTGACGACCCTAGCGCCAACATACGCATCACGGGCACCAAGGAGGGCATCGAGAAAGCTCGTCATGAGATCCTTCTCATCTCTGCTGAGCAG gACAAGCGTGCAGTTGAGCGTTTGTCTTTAGAGAAAGCCTTTCACCCATTCATCGCCGGCGCGTACAACCGCCTCGTGCAGGAGCTGAGCCAGGAGACAGGTGCCCGAATCAGCATCCCACCCCCCAGTCTCCCCAAAGACGAGATTGTCATCACCGGGGAGAAGGAGGCGGTTGCCATGGCCATTGCACGCATCCGTGCCATCTATGAGGAGAAG AAGCGAAAAACGACCACCATCTCGGTGGAGGTGAAGAAGTCACAACACAAGTACATAGTGGGGCCGAAGGGTAACACCCTTCAGGAGATCATGGAGGGCACAGGAGTGTCTGTGGAGatgccgccactggactctggtTCTGAGACCATCATTCTGAGAGGGGAGCCAGACAAACTGGGCCCAGCCCTGACCCAGGTCTATGCTAAG GCTAAGAGTGTGATGGTGGTCGAGGTGACTGCACCAGCCTGGCTCCATCGATTCATCATTGGAAAAAAAGGGCAAAACATCAGTCGCATCACACAGCTACTCCCGCGG GTGCATATTGAGTTTACAGACGGAGAAGAGCGGATCAGTCTGGAAGGCCCCACGGAGGAGGTTGAAGAAGCTCAGGCCCAAATACAGGGGATCATTAAAGACTTG ATGGAAAGGATGGACTACACTGAGATTAATATCGACCAGCGTTTTCACAGGCACCTCATTGGCAAGAACGGGGCTAACA TAAACCGGATCAAGGAGCAGTACAGGGTGTCAATTCGGATTCCTCAGGACTCGGAGCGGTGCGGGCTGGTCCGCATTGAGGGCGACCCCGAGGGCGTGCAGCTGGCTCGCAGGGAGCTGGTGGATCTAGCCCAGCGGATG GAAAACGAGCGTACCAAAGACCTGATCATAGAGCAGAGGTTTCACCGTACCATCATTGGCCAAAAGGGTGAAAAGATCAAAGAAGTGCGAGACAAGTTTCCCGAG GTTATTATCAACTTTCCAGACCAGTCTCAGAAGAGTGACATTGTTCAGCTCCGTGGGCCTAAGAATGAGGTGGAGAAATGTGCTAAGTTCCTGCAGAAACTCCTCATGGAGCTG gTTGAAAGCAGCTACTCAATATCTGTGCCCATCTTTAAACAGTTCCACAAAAATATAATTGGCAAAGGAGGTGCTAACATTAAAAAG ATTCGTGAAGAGACCCACACGAAGATCGACCTCCCCACGGAGAACAGTGACTCAGAAATGATCGTCATCACCGGCAAGAAGAGCAGCTGTGAGGTGGCCCGCGACCGGATCCTCTCCATTCAGAGAGACTTG GCAAAGCTAACGGAAGCGGAGGTGACCATCCCGGCTAAGCTGCATAACTCTCTGATCGGCTGGAAGGGCTGTCTCGTGCGCTCGGTGATGGAGGAGTGCGGAGGCGTGCACATCCACTTCCCCGCCGAGGGCTCCGGGGTGGACAGGGTCATCATCCGCGGTCCTGCCGCTGAGGTGGAGAGAGCCAGGagacagctgctgcagctggctgaggagaag CAAGTCAACAGATTCTCAGTGATGCTGCAAGCCAAACCAGAGTACCACAAGTTCCTGATCGGCCGGGGAGGGGCCAACATCCGGAGGGTGCGTGACCGCACTGGGGCGCGCGTCATCTTTCCGTCAGCTGAGGAGCCTGACCAGGAGCGCATCACCATCGTGGGGCGGGAGGAGGCCGTGCGGCAGGCCCAGAGAGAGCTGGAGGCGCTCATCAAAAACCTG GAGGACGTGATTGAGGACAGCATGGTTGTGGACCCGCGACACCATCGCCATTTCGTTTGCCGGCGAGGGCAGGTCCTGAGGGAGCTGGCGGAGGAGTTTGGTGGCGTGATGGTCAGCTTcccacgcacaggcacacacagcaaCTGCATCGCACTCAAAGGGGCCAGAGAGTGTGTGGACGCAGCCAAGAGACGCATTCAGGAGATCATCCAGGATCTG GAGTCTCAGGTgagtgtggaggtggtggttcCACAGCGTTACCACAGGACCGTGATGGGACCTAAAGGCTGCAGGATCCAGCAGATCACCCGAGAGCACGATGTCCAGGTCAAGTTCCCTGAGAGAGATGAGTCCTCAG CTCAGGAAGCATGTCCTGTAGAGAACGGCGGCACCAGCCCTGAGACGGATTCGGCACCTCGCAGGTGTGACGTCATCACTGTGACGGGGCAGCTGGAGAAGTGTGAGCTGGCACGAGTGGCCCTGCTG GCGCTGGTCCCTGTGACGGTTGATGTCGTCGCGCCCTACGACCTGCACCGCTACATCATCGGCCAGAAGGGAAGCGGTATAAGGAAGATGATGGAGGACTATGAG agttTGTCACAGTGA
- the hdlbpb gene encoding vigilin isoform X1: protein MIIPSYRTVKQINSCNMSSVAVLTQESFAEHRSGLKDTEITGGIPEDEAYIPTYLEAFPPLPDKGAQGERSGGPAGAWCKIPPIKASVITQVFHVPLEERRYKDNSQFGEGDEAKVCLDIMQRTGAHIELSLAKDQGLSIMVTGKLDSVMKARKEIVARLQTQASSMVVIPKEHHRFVIGKNGEKLQELELKTATKITIPRPDDPSANIRITGTKEGIEKARHEILLISAEQDKRAVERLSLEKAFHPFIAGAYNRLVQELSQETGARISIPPPSLPKDEIVITGEKEAVAMAIARIRAIYEEKKRKTTTISVEVKKSQHKYIVGPKGNTLQEIMEGTGVSVEMPPLDSGSETIILRGEPDKLGPALTQVYAKAKSVMVVEVTAPAWLHRFIIGKKGQNISRITQLLPRVHIEFTDGEERISLEGPTEEVEEAQAQIQGIIKDLMERMDYTEINIDQRFHRHLIGKNGANINRIKEQYRVSIRIPQDSERCGLVRIEGDPEGVQLARRELVDLAQRMENERTKDLIIEQRFHRTIIGQKGEKIKEVRDKFPEVIINFPDQSQKSDIVQLRGPKNEVEKCAKFLQKLLMELVESSYSISVPIFKQFHKNIIGKGGANIKKIREETHTKIDLPTENSDSEMIVITGKKSSCEVARDRILSIQRDLAKLTEAEVTIPAKLHNSLIGWKGCLVRSVMEECGGVHIHFPAEGSGVDRVIIRGPAAEVERARRQLLQLAEEKQVNRFSVMLQAKPEYHKFLIGRGGANIRRVRDRTGARVIFPSAEEPDQERITIVGREEAVRQAQRELEALIKNLEDVIEDSMVVDPRHHRHFVCRRGQVLRELAEEFGGVMVSFPRTGTHSNCIALKGARECVDAAKRRIQEIIQDLESQVSVEVVVPQRYHRTVMGPKGCRIQQITREHDVQVKFPERDESSAQEACPVENGGTSPETDSAPRRCDVITVTGQLEKCELARVALLALVPVTVDVVAPYDLHRYIIGQKGSGIRKMMEDYEVNIWVPQPEKQLDVIKVTGQEASVERARQALLDRVKELQAEQEDRALRSYKVTLSIDPKYHPKIIGRKGAVISQIRKDHDVSVQFPDKSDEQQDMIVIWGYERNVEDARVAIEQMVAALQEMVSEDVWLDHRVHARIIGARGKAVRKLMEEFNVDIRFPQPGSEDPDKVTVTGLPENVDKAIHHLLNLEEEYMLSVTETETLAAYMKPPSRTAGLRGGDDESKGPTKGFVVRDAPWNVPGSKAPDMSSPEDFPTFGSGVAPKQTSAWGPKKI, encoded by the exons ATGATTATACCATCGTACAGGA cGGTAAAGCAGATCAACTCTTGTAACATGAGCTCGGTGGCTGTGTTGACTCAGGAGAGTTTTGCTGAGCACCGAAGTGGACTAAAGGACACTGAGATCACAG GTGGTATTCCTGAGGATGAGGCATACATTCCCACCTATCTGGAGGCCTTTCCCCCGCTGCCAGACAAAGGTGCTCAGGGAGAGAGATCAGGAGGTCCAGCAGGGGCCTGGTGCAAAATCCCACCCATCAAAGCCTCTGTCATCACACAG GTGTTTCATGTTCCACTGGAGGAGCGGCGATATAAGGACAACAGTCAGTTTGGAGAAGGAGATGAGGCAAAGGTATGCCTAGACATCATGCAGAGGACTGGAGCTCACATTGAACTTTCCCTGGCTAAAGACCAAGGCCTTTCCATCATGGTGACAGGAAAACTTGACTCTGTCATGAAGGCACGGAAAGAGATTGTGGCTCGACTCCAAACTCAG GCCTCGTCCATGGTCGTCATTCCAAAGGAGCACCATCGTTTCGTGATTGGGAAGAACGGGGAAAAGCTGCAGGAGCTAGAACTGAAAACAGCCACCAAGATTACCATCCCCCGCCCTGACGACCCTAGCGCCAACATACGCATCACGGGCACCAAGGAGGGCATCGAGAAAGCTCGTCATGAGATCCTTCTCATCTCTGCTGAGCAG gACAAGCGTGCAGTTGAGCGTTTGTCTTTAGAGAAAGCCTTTCACCCATTCATCGCCGGCGCGTACAACCGCCTCGTGCAGGAGCTGAGCCAGGAGACAGGTGCCCGAATCAGCATCCCACCCCCCAGTCTCCCCAAAGACGAGATTGTCATCACCGGGGAGAAGGAGGCGGTTGCCATGGCCATTGCACGCATCCGTGCCATCTATGAGGAGAAG AAGCGAAAAACGACCACCATCTCGGTGGAGGTGAAGAAGTCACAACACAAGTACATAGTGGGGCCGAAGGGTAACACCCTTCAGGAGATCATGGAGGGCACAGGAGTGTCTGTGGAGatgccgccactggactctggtTCTGAGACCATCATTCTGAGAGGGGAGCCAGACAAACTGGGCCCAGCCCTGACCCAGGTCTATGCTAAG GCTAAGAGTGTGATGGTGGTCGAGGTGACTGCACCAGCCTGGCTCCATCGATTCATCATTGGAAAAAAAGGGCAAAACATCAGTCGCATCACACAGCTACTCCCGCGG GTGCATATTGAGTTTACAGACGGAGAAGAGCGGATCAGTCTGGAAGGCCCCACGGAGGAGGTTGAAGAAGCTCAGGCCCAAATACAGGGGATCATTAAAGACTTG ATGGAAAGGATGGACTACACTGAGATTAATATCGACCAGCGTTTTCACAGGCACCTCATTGGCAAGAACGGGGCTAACA TAAACCGGATCAAGGAGCAGTACAGGGTGTCAATTCGGATTCCTCAGGACTCGGAGCGGTGCGGGCTGGTCCGCATTGAGGGCGACCCCGAGGGCGTGCAGCTGGCTCGCAGGGAGCTGGTGGATCTAGCCCAGCGGATG GAAAACGAGCGTACCAAAGACCTGATCATAGAGCAGAGGTTTCACCGTACCATCATTGGCCAAAAGGGTGAAAAGATCAAAGAAGTGCGAGACAAGTTTCCCGAG GTTATTATCAACTTTCCAGACCAGTCTCAGAAGAGTGACATTGTTCAGCTCCGTGGGCCTAAGAATGAGGTGGAGAAATGTGCTAAGTTCCTGCAGAAACTCCTCATGGAGCTG gTTGAAAGCAGCTACTCAATATCTGTGCCCATCTTTAAACAGTTCCACAAAAATATAATTGGCAAAGGAGGTGCTAACATTAAAAAG ATTCGTGAAGAGACCCACACGAAGATCGACCTCCCCACGGAGAACAGTGACTCAGAAATGATCGTCATCACCGGCAAGAAGAGCAGCTGTGAGGTGGCCCGCGACCGGATCCTCTCCATTCAGAGAGACTTG GCAAAGCTAACGGAAGCGGAGGTGACCATCCCGGCTAAGCTGCATAACTCTCTGATCGGCTGGAAGGGCTGTCTCGTGCGCTCGGTGATGGAGGAGTGCGGAGGCGTGCACATCCACTTCCCCGCCGAGGGCTCCGGGGTGGACAGGGTCATCATCCGCGGTCCTGCCGCTGAGGTGGAGAGAGCCAGGagacagctgctgcagctggctgaggagaag CAAGTCAACAGATTCTCAGTGATGCTGCAAGCCAAACCAGAGTACCACAAGTTCCTGATCGGCCGGGGAGGGGCCAACATCCGGAGGGTGCGTGACCGCACTGGGGCGCGCGTCATCTTTCCGTCAGCTGAGGAGCCTGACCAGGAGCGCATCACCATCGTGGGGCGGGAGGAGGCCGTGCGGCAGGCCCAGAGAGAGCTGGAGGCGCTCATCAAAAACCTG GAGGACGTGATTGAGGACAGCATGGTTGTGGACCCGCGACACCATCGCCATTTCGTTTGCCGGCGAGGGCAGGTCCTGAGGGAGCTGGCGGAGGAGTTTGGTGGCGTGATGGTCAGCTTcccacgcacaggcacacacagcaaCTGCATCGCACTCAAAGGGGCCAGAGAGTGTGTGGACGCAGCCAAGAGACGCATTCAGGAGATCATCCAGGATCTG GAGTCTCAGGTgagtgtggaggtggtggttcCACAGCGTTACCACAGGACCGTGATGGGACCTAAAGGCTGCAGGATCCAGCAGATCACCCGAGAGCACGATGTCCAGGTCAAGTTCCCTGAGAGAGATGAGTCCTCAG CTCAGGAAGCATGTCCTGTAGAGAACGGCGGCACCAGCCCTGAGACGGATTCGGCACCTCGCAGGTGTGACGTCATCACTGTGACGGGGCAGCTGGAGAAGTGTGAGCTGGCACGAGTGGCCCTGCTG GCGCTGGTCCCTGTGACGGTTGATGTCGTCGCGCCCTACGACCTGCACCGCTACATCATCGGCCAGAAGGGAAGCGGTATAAGGAAGATGATGGAGGACTATGAG GTGAATATCTGGGTTCCCCAGCCGGAGAAGCAGTTAGACGTGATTAAAGTCACAGGGCAGGAAGCCAGTGTGGAGAGAGCCAGACAGGCCCTGCTGGACCGAGTTAAAGAGCTGCAGGCCGAGCAAGAGGACCGG GCCTTACGGAGTTACAAGGTTACTCTTTCGATTGACCCCAAGTATCACCCTAAAATCATCGGCCGCAAAGGAGCCGTCATCTCGCAGATTCGCAAAGACCACGATGTCAGCGTGCAGTTCCCTGACAAAAGCGAcgagcagcag GATATGATCGTGATCTGGGGCTATGAGCGGAATGTGGAAGACGCTAGAGTAGCTATTGAGCAGATGGTCGCAGCGCTGCAGGAGATGGTGAGCGAGGACGTCTGGCTGGATCATCGGGTCCACGCTCGCATCATCGGTGCTCGCGGTAAAGCTGTCCGCAAGCTCATGGAGGAGTTCAAT GTTGATATAAGGTTTCCGCAACCAGGTTCAGAAGACCCAGACAAAGTGACAGTTACAGGCCTCCCGGAGAATGTTGATAAAGCCATTCACCATCTTCTCAACCTGGAGGAGGAATAT ATGTTGAGTGTGACTGAAACGGAAACACTGGCCGCCTATATGAAGCCTCCGTCCCGTACCGCGGGGCTCAGGGGAGGGGACGATGAGAGCAAAGGCCCAACTAAAGGCTTCGTTGTGCGGGATGCCCCCTGGAACGTCCCAGGAAGCAAG gccccTGACATGAGCAGCCCTGAGGATTTCCCCACATTTGGATCAGGAGTAGCACCAAAACAGACATCTGCCTGGGGCCCTAAAAAGATCTGA